The Streptomyces europaeiscabiei genome window below encodes:
- a CDS encoding benzoate-CoA ligase family protein, with protein MTITTTSQPFRLQADAGAPGNLAAHLAALAERRGWAGRPAFHQGHRAYSHGEVHNLAARAATVLTDHGVRPGDRVLLALPDSVTWVTTFLALARLGAVAVLVNPELTPPELQFMAEDTEAVLWVTGPGLESHSPARATVPRQGRGAVTHADPPSGRDQPRTTRTGRTAKPAPRLGADQLSALCATTVPMETAHPVDAHTPLYIQYTSGTTGRPKGVVHVHGDPRTYHDLIGRRLLRITPDDVTLSVSRLYFAYGFGNALVFPLFSGSSAVLADRRPTPAAVDELVARHRVTLLYSVPSAYAALVADRANGHEDCFASVRAVVSAGEGMPAGLGKQVTELLGAPVLEQIGSTEAGHAFCANSFDHNHPGTVGRPVPGFEVELRDRAGAQVTDGEAGELWVRGPTVTPGYLNRPDETERTLVGGWLNTRDRAVREADGTYRHLGRADDMEMVGGITVSPLEVEALLRTHPGVRDVAVAAVTDERGASRLRAFVIPVPPIGVGLEAELICMARARLAAFKVPRSVSFVPTLPRTATGKLRRHLVRQGAW; from the coding sequence ATGACGATCACGACGACATCCCAGCCCTTCCGGCTCCAGGCCGACGCCGGCGCCCCGGGCAATCTCGCGGCCCATCTGGCCGCCCTCGCCGAACGCCGCGGCTGGGCCGGCCGCCCCGCCTTCCACCAGGGCCACCGGGCCTACTCCCACGGCGAGGTGCACAACCTCGCGGCCCGTGCCGCCACCGTCCTCACCGACCACGGAGTCCGCCCGGGCGACCGCGTCCTCCTCGCCCTCCCGGACTCCGTCACCTGGGTCACCACGTTTCTCGCCCTGGCCCGGCTGGGCGCGGTCGCGGTCCTGGTCAACCCCGAACTCACCCCGCCCGAACTCCAGTTCATGGCAGAGGACACGGAGGCGGTCCTGTGGGTGACGGGACCGGGGCTCGAAAGCCACTCCCCGGCCCGCGCCACCGTGCCCCGCCAGGGGCGAGGGGCTGTGACACATGCGGATCCGCCGAGTGGGCGCGACCAGCCACGAACGACCCGCACCGGGCGGACGGCCAAGCCCGCGCCGCGCCTGGGCGCCGATCAGCTGAGCGCTCTGTGCGCCACGACCGTCCCCATGGAAACGGCTCACCCGGTCGACGCCCACACCCCGCTGTACATCCAGTACACCTCCGGCACCACGGGCCGCCCGAAGGGCGTCGTACACGTCCACGGCGACCCCAGGACGTACCACGACCTCATCGGCCGCCGACTCCTGCGCATCACCCCGGACGACGTCACCCTGTCCGTCTCCCGGCTGTACTTCGCCTACGGCTTCGGCAACGCCCTCGTCTTCCCGCTCTTCTCCGGCTCCTCCGCCGTCCTCGCCGACCGCCGTCCCACCCCCGCGGCGGTCGACGAGCTCGTCGCCCGGCACCGCGTGACCCTCCTCTACTCGGTGCCGTCGGCGTACGCCGCCCTGGTCGCCGACCGGGCCAATGGTCACGAGGACTGCTTCGCCTCGGTGCGCGCCGTGGTGTCGGCCGGCGAGGGCATGCCCGCGGGACTCGGCAAGCAGGTCACCGAGCTGCTCGGCGCGCCCGTCCTCGAACAGATCGGCTCCACCGAGGCCGGACACGCCTTCTGCGCCAACAGCTTCGACCACAACCACCCCGGCACGGTCGGCCGCCCCGTCCCCGGCTTCGAGGTCGAACTCCGAGACCGCGCGGGCGCGCAGGTCACGGACGGCGAGGCGGGCGAACTCTGGGTGCGCGGCCCGACGGTGACGCCCGGATACCTCAACCGGCCCGATGAGACCGAGCGCACCCTCGTCGGCGGCTGGCTCAACACCCGGGACCGGGCCGTCCGCGAGGCCGACGGCACCTACCGGCATCTGGGCCGGGCCGACGACATGGAGATGGTCGGCGGCATCACCGTCTCCCCGCTGGAGGTGGAGGCCCTGCTGCGCACCCACCCCGGGGTCCGGGACGTCGCCGTGGCGGCCGTCACCGACGAGCGCGGCGCCAGCAGACTGCGGGCCTTCGTCATCCCCGTCCCGCCCATCGGGGTGGGCCTGGAGGCCGAACTGATCTGCATGGCCCGCGCCCGGCTCGCCGCCTTCAAGGTCCCCCGCAGCGTCAGCTTCGTGCCCACGCTGCCCCGCACCGCGACCGGCAAGCTCCGCCGGCACCTCGTCCGCCAAGGGGCGTGGTGA
- a CDS encoding class I adenylate-forming enzyme family protein, whose protein sequence is MRDQFQADRQPALVGGRGFYLGSMLREAADRHGHVFVTLDRPLDVNPGLGTDLAYTTLADVVDELSGRLWEAGVRPSEEVVVHKTDNVDIVLLTCAVSRIGAVPVLLSPGLAGPVVGQLLERLHQPWLITDRAKLEGPLKDVELTGLVRRTLSVDDAPGADPLQKYEGAPTPAAVRLHPRDPSLITHSSGTTGLPKLAVHCPNTMWNRLVPQKAMGWPTRGETAALHMSFVHSRFYHLLGVLLHFGSPLLLIVDPEPSNVGPLLARHRPGIVETHPNTFVLWEELADAPGAPLSRVRSYGSTFDAIHPRTVQRLLGASKRRSPWLIQLYGQSETGPVAFQWFTRRSAARADGRRVGIGIPGFTRVRVADDAGRRVAPGTAGRIEARTRGRILTYLGARERYLRQLDGGWWQMGDMGYQGRWGALYLIDREIDQIDSMHSNLEVEDTLMSRLEELREVVIVPGVDREPVPVVCVRGERPLDLRRWHEATADLPTMSEPRQWRFEELPMTSTWKVKRVEITRMLTESIRA, encoded by the coding sequence ATGCGAGACCAGTTCCAGGCCGATCGGCAGCCCGCCCTCGTCGGCGGCCGTGGCTTCTACCTGGGCTCGATGCTCAGAGAGGCCGCCGACCGTCACGGCCATGTCTTCGTCACCCTGGACCGGCCTCTCGACGTCAACCCCGGCCTCGGGACCGACCTCGCCTACACGACCCTCGCCGACGTGGTCGACGAGCTCTCCGGCCGCCTCTGGGAAGCGGGCGTGCGCCCCTCCGAGGAGGTGGTCGTCCACAAGACGGACAACGTCGACATCGTGCTGCTGACCTGCGCGGTCTCCCGTATCGGCGCCGTGCCCGTCCTGCTCTCGCCCGGCCTCGCGGGCCCGGTGGTCGGTCAGCTCCTCGAACGCCTCCACCAGCCTTGGCTGATCACCGACCGGGCCAAGCTCGAAGGCCCCCTGAAGGACGTCGAACTCACCGGCCTCGTACGGCGCACACTCTCCGTCGACGACGCCCCGGGCGCCGACCCCCTCCAGAAGTACGAGGGCGCACCGACCCCGGCCGCCGTCCGCCTCCACCCCCGCGACCCTTCCCTCATCACCCACAGCTCCGGCACCACCGGCCTCCCCAAACTGGCCGTGCACTGCCCGAACACCATGTGGAACCGGCTCGTCCCGCAGAAGGCCATGGGCTGGCCCACGCGCGGCGAGACCGCAGCCCTGCACATGTCGTTCGTGCACTCGCGCTTCTACCACCTGCTCGGCGTCCTGCTGCACTTCGGCAGCCCCCTGCTCCTGATCGTCGACCCGGAACCGTCCAACGTGGGCCCGCTGCTCGCCCGCCACCGCCCCGGCATCGTCGAGACCCACCCCAACACCTTCGTCCTGTGGGAGGAGCTGGCCGACGCGCCCGGAGCACCGCTGTCCCGCGTCCGCTCGTACGGCTCCACCTTCGACGCGATCCACCCGCGCACCGTGCAGCGACTGCTCGGCGCGTCCAAGCGGCGCTCACCGTGGCTCATCCAGCTCTACGGGCAGAGCGAGACGGGCCCGGTCGCCTTCCAGTGGTTCACCCGCCGCAGCGCCGCCCGCGCCGACGGCCGCCGCGTCGGCATCGGCATCCCCGGCTTCACCCGCGTCCGGGTCGCCGACGACGCCGGGCGGCGGGTCGCCCCCGGAACCGCGGGCCGCATCGAGGCCCGCACCCGGGGCCGCATCCTCACCTACCTCGGCGCCCGGGAGCGCTATCTGCGCCAACTCGACGGCGGCTGGTGGCAGATGGGTGACATGGGCTACCAGGGCCGCTGGGGCGCCCTCTACCTCATCGACCGCGAGATCGACCAGATCGACTCCATGCACAGCAACCTGGAGGTCGAGGACACCCTGATGTCCCGCCTGGAGGAGCTGCGCGAGGTCGTCATCGTCCCCGGCGTCGACCGCGAACCCGTACCCGTGGTGTGCGTACGCGGCGAACGGCCCCTGGACCTGCGGCGCTGGCACGAGGCCACGGCCGACCTGCCCACCATGTCGGAGCCCCGGCAGTGGCGGTTCGAGGAACTGCCGATGACCTCCACGTGGAAGGTCAAGCGGGTCGAGATCACCCGCATGCTCACCGAGAGCATCCGCGCATGA
- a CDS encoding FAD-dependent monooxygenase produces MTPPAPVLVVGAGPVGLSAALALRAHDLPVTLLEADPEGRERPGSRALFVHRETLELLEETHPGLAVEIAAYGRTWHTKRTLYRGREVYARTFPPPAGTPPFTSLRQVDTERFLLAACRDAGVEFVWDARITGVRTDPDGVTLTGEDGRTWTGTHAVAADGARSAVRRELGIPLEGTHGEGFHVVADIADIPGAELPLERVFHYEHPALGGRSVMRVPFTGGFQLDLQCRDDDATEEYGTEEAVRRWLPDVVGDGYGERVLWVSTYRFLRKVAAAFTDPHRRVLLAGEAAHLFPPFGARGMNSGIADAVAAARAIADGTPEAVDAFAEVRRSAGLFNSAAAGTALDHLRPRRRIVRVKQRAAAALAPVLPRCGAWLEHAPYGPRHGSPAVAGRKY; encoded by the coding sequence ATGACGCCCCCCGCCCCCGTTCTCGTCGTGGGCGCCGGTCCCGTGGGCCTCTCCGCCGCCCTCGCCCTGCGCGCCCACGACCTCCCCGTCACTCTGCTCGAAGCCGACCCCGAGGGCCGCGAACGCCCCGGCAGCCGCGCCCTGTTCGTGCACCGCGAGACCCTGGAACTGCTGGAGGAGACGCACCCGGGACTCGCCGTCGAGATCGCCGCGTACGGCCGGACCTGGCACACCAAGCGCACCCTGTACCGGGGCCGCGAGGTGTACGCCCGCACCTTCCCGCCGCCCGCCGGCACCCCGCCCTTCACCAGCCTCCGCCAGGTCGACACCGAGCGCTTCCTGCTCGCCGCCTGCAGGGACGCCGGCGTGGAGTTCGTGTGGGACGCGCGGATCACTGGTGTACGGACCGACCCGGACGGGGTGACCCTCACCGGCGAGGACGGCCGCACGTGGACGGGCACCCATGCGGTGGCCGCCGACGGCGCACGCTCGGCCGTGCGGCGCGAACTGGGCATCCCCCTGGAGGGCACCCACGGCGAGGGCTTCCACGTCGTCGCGGACATCGCCGACATCCCCGGTGCCGAACTGCCCCTGGAACGGGTCTTCCACTACGAACACCCGGCGCTCGGCGGTCGCAGCGTCATGCGGGTGCCGTTCACCGGAGGCTTCCAGCTCGACCTGCAGTGCCGCGACGACGACGCGACGGAGGAGTACGGCACCGAGGAGGCCGTACGGCGCTGGCTGCCGGACGTCGTCGGCGACGGGTACGGCGAGCGCGTCCTGTGGGTGTCCACCTACCGCTTCCTGCGCAAGGTCGCGGCCGCCTTCACCGACCCGCACCGCCGGGTGCTGCTGGCCGGCGAGGCGGCGCATCTCTTCCCGCCGTTCGGGGCGCGCGGGATGAACAGCGGTATCGCGGACGCGGTCGCCGCGGCCCGCGCGATCGCCGACGGCACGCCCGAGGCGGTCGACGCCTTCGCCGAGGTCCGGCGTTCGGCGGGCCTCTTCAACAGCGCCGCCGCCGGCACGGCCCTGGACCATCTGCGGCCCCGGCGCCGTATCGTCCGCGTCAAGCAGCGGGCGGCGGCGGCCCTCGCCCCCGTGCTGCCCCGCTGCGGCGCCTGGCTGGAGCACGCCCCCTACGGACCCCGGCACGGCTCCCCGGCCGTCGCGGGCCGCAAGTACTGA
- a CDS encoding aminotransferase class IV has product MTPPAIAEGLSTWSPEHGLVPVQAQGGRLLVADSWLLRDGRVRGFDRHRERFLRSCGECGAPPLGQVVDFWQDMTRALPRTGEWFPRVELASGSLELRLLLRPAPPLAADVRVWAAGQPDPRTVPRRKGPDLDALARVRRRASGADAEEAVLIAPSGLVLEAANSSLFWWEDDTLCLPPPRLPLLAGVTMALVQERAARTGVRIAHRERSLAELAGVEVWLVNALHGIRPVAAWTGRPMAPGPAVHAPEWRKWLDGLMEPLPDH; this is encoded by the coding sequence GTGACACCACCCGCCATCGCGGAAGGTCTGTCGACCTGGTCACCCGAACACGGCCTCGTCCCCGTCCAGGCACAGGGCGGACGCCTCCTCGTCGCGGACTCGTGGCTGCTGCGCGACGGACGGGTACGCGGCTTCGACCGGCACCGCGAACGGTTCCTGCGGTCCTGCGGCGAGTGCGGTGCACCGCCCCTGGGACAGGTCGTCGACTTCTGGCAGGACATGACCCGTGCCCTGCCGCGCACGGGGGAGTGGTTCCCCCGGGTCGAACTCGCCTCAGGATCACTGGAGTTGCGGCTTCTGCTGCGCCCCGCGCCACCCCTCGCGGCCGACGTGCGGGTGTGGGCTGCCGGTCAGCCCGACCCGCGCACCGTGCCCCGCCGCAAGGGCCCGGACCTGGACGCCCTGGCCCGCGTACGCAGGCGGGCGTCCGGCGCCGATGCCGAGGAGGCCGTGCTCATCGCGCCCTCCGGCCTGGTCCTGGAGGCCGCCAACTCCAGCCTCTTCTGGTGGGAGGACGACACCCTCTGCCTGCCGCCGCCCCGCCTGCCGCTCCTCGCCGGCGTGACCATGGCCCTCGTCCAGGAGCGGGCCGCCCGCACCGGCGTCCGGATAGCCCACCGCGAACGCTCCCTGGCCGAGCTGGCCGGCGTCGAGGTGTGGCTCGTCAACGCCCTCCACGGCATCCGCCCGGTCGCCGCCTGGACCGGGCGCCCGATGGCCCCGGGCCCGGCCGTCCACGCCCCGGAGTGGCGCAAGTGGCTGGACGGTCTCATGGAGCCGCTGCCGGACCACTGA
- a CDS encoding carboxymuconolactone decarboxylase family protein: MSNSDSISRVALKKITPDVSGAMGSLHGAAVSAARDAKVEPEILELIRIRASQINGCAFCLDMHTKDARAQGETEQRIYALSAWRETPFYTARERAALALTEAVTLVADGQVPDDVYAAAAEVFDEEQVAALIWAATVINAYNRIAIATRMVPGAYQPVQK; this comes from the coding sequence ATGAGCAACAGCGATTCCATATCTCGTGTGGCCCTCAAGAAAATCACCCCCGATGTGTCCGGAGCGATGGGCTCCCTGCACGGTGCCGCCGTTTCCGCGGCCCGGGACGCGAAGGTCGAACCCGAGATTCTCGAACTGATCAGAATTCGCGCCTCGCAGATCAACGGCTGCGCGTTCTGCCTGGACATGCACACCAAGGACGCCCGCGCGCAGGGCGAGACCGAGCAGCGGATCTACGCGCTCAGTGCCTGGCGCGAGACCCCCTTCTACACCGCCCGCGAGCGCGCCGCCCTGGCGTTGACCGAGGCGGTGACCCTGGTCGCCGACGGTCAGGTGCCCGACGACGTCTACGCGGCGGCCGCCGAGGTGTTCGACGAGGAGCAGGTCGCTGCGCTGATCTGGGCGGCCACCGTGATCAACGCGTACAACCGGATCGCGATCGCCACGCGGATGGTTCCGGGGGCCTACCAGCCCGTCCAGAAGTAA
- a CDS encoding L,D-transpeptidase family protein, which translates to MGDIGRRGAVALTITGLLTPLTLALGTAPAQAASCTTSTGPYQKQVEKFLGRTADGRQSTADCKAIQAFQTKHGITPNIGYAGSVTWGVMDLMNKQKAVGKNPNAAGKCPTNKGRIACVNLTLQLSWIQDGNKLVYGPVPVRTGRDGYETRTGLKKIYWRNIDHVSSIYHVPMPYAQFFDGGQAFHSVGVSMWNPPGSHGCTNMTKTDAKKYWSLLKNGDDVYVYGRKPGT; encoded by the coding sequence ATGGGGGACATAGGCAGAAGAGGCGCAGTCGCACTCACCATCACCGGACTGCTGACACCGCTCACGCTCGCGTTGGGCACCGCGCCCGCGCAGGCGGCGAGTTGTACGACGTCGACCGGGCCGTACCAGAAGCAGGTGGAGAAGTTCCTCGGCCGGACGGCCGACGGGAGGCAGTCCACCGCCGACTGCAAGGCGATCCAGGCATTCCAGACCAAGCACGGCATCACGCCGAACATCGGGTACGCGGGTTCCGTCACCTGGGGTGTGATGGACCTGATGAACAAGCAGAAGGCCGTGGGCAAGAACCCCAACGCGGCGGGCAAGTGCCCGACGAACAAAGGCCGTATCGCCTGCGTGAACCTGACCCTCCAGCTGAGCTGGATCCAGGACGGCAACAAGCTCGTCTACGGGCCCGTGCCGGTGCGCACCGGCCGCGACGGGTACGAGACCCGCACCGGCCTGAAGAAGATCTACTGGCGGAACATCGACCACGTCTCGTCGATCTACCACGTGCCCATGCCCTACGCCCAGTTCTTCGACGGCGGCCAGGCCTTCCACTCCGTCGGCGTCAGCATGTGGAACCCGCCCGGGTCCCACGGCTGCACCAACATGACCAAGACCGATGCCAAGAAGTACTGGTCGCTGCTGAAGAACGGCGACGACGTCTACGTGTACGGCCGCAAGCCGGGCACCTGA
- a CDS encoding Gfo/Idh/MocA family protein: MTFSLGIVGAGQFSGQFATLFQAHPGVGDVYVTDLLPARAEELVAAQGLAGTFPSYEAMLESKAVDAVAIFTQRWTHGPLVLQGLNAGKHVYSAVPMAVTADEIAAIIDAVRATGLTYMMGETSQYNPATVHARNQIAEGAFGRIFYAEGDYVHDMDLGFYEAYRYSGGEDWRRTASYPPLLYPTHSVGGVLGAWQTHAVSVSAIGVVDGRGDGVFDKEVSQFGNDFSNATALFEVAGGGSFRTNEFRRVGYPSQIRESRFRFFGTDASMEQLATVAFWQDKKGVTDISELLEPKPTLSSDDPSLQHIAPDLRAAFTSGSAPVHDRARLPREFDELHNGHEGSHHFLVDDFVTAVNTRTLPSVNAWVAARYTLPGIVAHESARQGGVRLEIPDFGDAPEA, translated from the coding sequence ATGACGTTCTCCCTCGGCATCGTCGGCGCCGGCCAGTTCTCCGGTCAGTTCGCCACGTTGTTCCAGGCCCACCCCGGCGTCGGCGACGTCTACGTCACGGATCTGCTGCCCGCGCGGGCCGAAGAACTCGTGGCCGCCCAGGGGCTGGCCGGCACCTTCCCCTCGTACGAGGCCATGCTGGAGTCCAAGGCGGTCGACGCCGTCGCGATCTTCACCCAGCGCTGGACGCACGGACCACTGGTGCTCCAGGGACTGAACGCCGGCAAGCACGTCTACTCGGCGGTCCCCATGGCCGTCACCGCCGACGAGATCGCGGCGATCATCGACGCGGTCAGGGCGACCGGGCTGACGTACATGATGGGTGAGACGAGTCAGTACAACCCGGCGACCGTGCACGCCCGCAACCAGATCGCGGAAGGCGCCTTCGGGCGGATCTTCTACGCCGAGGGCGACTACGTCCACGACATGGACCTGGGGTTCTACGAGGCCTACCGGTACAGCGGCGGCGAGGACTGGAGGCGGACCGCCAGCTATCCCCCGCTGCTGTACCCGACGCACTCGGTGGGCGGGGTGCTGGGTGCCTGGCAGACGCACGCGGTGAGCGTGTCGGCGATCGGCGTCGTGGACGGGCGCGGGGACGGGGTGTTCGACAAGGAGGTGAGCCAGTTCGGCAACGACTTCTCCAACGCGACCGCGCTGTTCGAGGTGGCGGGCGGTGGTTCGTTCCGTACGAACGAGTTCCGGCGGGTCGGCTACCCCTCGCAGATCCGGGAGTCGCGATTCCGGTTCTTCGGCACGGACGCCAGCATGGAACAGCTCGCCACGGTGGCGTTCTGGCAGGACAAGAAAGGGGTGACGGACATCAGCGAGCTGCTTGAGCCCAAGCCCACCCTGTCCTCCGACGACCCCTCCCTCCAGCACATCGCGCCGGATCTGCGGGCCGCCTTCACCTCCGGGTCGGCGCCGGTGCACGACCGGGCGCGGCTGCCGCGGGAGTTCGACGAGCTGCACAACGGGCACGAGGGCAGCCACCACTTCCTGGTGGACGACTTCGTGACCGCCGTCAACACCCGGACACTGCCGTCGGTGAACGCCTGGGTGGCGGCCCGCTACACCCTGCCGGGCATCGTCGCGCACGAGTCCGCGCGGCAGGGCGGGGTCAGGCTGGAGATCCCGGACTTCGGGGACGCCCCCGAGGCGTGA
- a CDS encoding ABC transporter substrate-binding protein, with protein sequence MRLRTLTAWAGALTLSLVTGCAQGDGTGASSDTVTYWLWDANQLPAYQACAKGFEQENPGLDVRITQLGWSDYWTKLTAGFIAGTQPDVFTDHIQKFGQFADLQVLEPLDDLGIEDSDYQPGLAANWIGQDGHRYGTPKDWDTVALFYNKEMVKDAGLTADELNGLSWNPQDGGTFEKAVAHLTVDGAGRRGDEPGFDKDDVKVYGLASNGGGYADGQTQWSPFTGSAGWSYTDKARWGTEYQYDSETFQSVIKWYFGLAEKGYMVPFADYNVQSNQANTQIAAGRAAVTFDGAWMISTYDGFKGLDIGAAVTPAGPSRKRATMMNGLADSITKASANKAGARKWVAYLASDACQRVVGEYGVVFPATPAGTEAAVAAYEKKGLDVSAFTEPVADKKDFRTFSYPITTYAADVTALMQPAMEDIYGNGAPVSGLDETNDQINLILDQ encoded by the coding sequence ATGCGACTTCGTACGCTGACCGCATGGGCCGGAGCGCTGACGCTGTCCCTGGTGACCGGCTGCGCGCAGGGCGACGGCACCGGGGCCTCCTCGGACACGGTGACGTACTGGCTGTGGGACGCCAACCAGTTGCCCGCCTACCAGGCCTGCGCGAAGGGGTTCGAGCAGGAGAACCCCGGACTGGACGTGAGGATCACCCAGTTGGGGTGGAGCGACTACTGGACCAAGCTCACCGCCGGGTTCATCGCGGGCACCCAGCCGGACGTGTTCACCGACCACATCCAGAAGTTCGGCCAGTTCGCCGATCTCCAGGTCCTCGAACCGCTCGACGACCTGGGCATCGAGGATTCCGACTACCAGCCGGGTCTCGCCGCCAACTGGATCGGCCAGGACGGCCACCGCTACGGGACCCCGAAGGACTGGGACACCGTCGCGCTCTTCTACAACAAGGAGATGGTGAAGGACGCGGGCCTCACCGCCGACGAGCTGAACGGTCTCTCCTGGAACCCGCAGGACGGCGGCACCTTCGAGAAGGCCGTCGCGCACCTCACCGTCGACGGCGCGGGCAGGCGGGGCGACGAGCCCGGCTTCGACAAGGACGACGTCAAGGTGTACGGCCTGGCGAGCAACGGCGGGGGCTATGCCGACGGGCAGACCCAGTGGAGCCCCTTCACCGGGTCGGCGGGGTGGAGCTACACGGACAAGGCACGCTGGGGCACCGAGTACCAGTACGACAGCGAGACCTTCCAGTCCGTGATCAAGTGGTACTTCGGCCTGGCGGAGAAGGGCTACATGGTTCCCTTCGCCGACTACAACGTCCAGTCCAACCAGGCCAACACCCAGATCGCCGCGGGCAGGGCCGCCGTCACCTTCGACGGCGCCTGGATGATCTCCACCTACGACGGCTTCAAGGGCCTGGACATCGGCGCGGCCGTCACCCCGGCCGGCCCGAGCCGCAAGCGCGCCACCATGATGAACGGTCTCGCCGACTCCATCACCAAGGCCTCGGCGAACAAGGCGGGCGCCCGCAAGTGGGTGGCGTATCTGGCCTCCGACGCCTGCCAGAGGGTCGTGGGCGAGTACGGCGTCGTCTTCCCCGCCACCCCGGCCGGCACCGAGGCCGCGGTCGCCGCGTACGAGAAGAAGGGCCTCGACGTGTCGGCCTTCACCGAACCGGTGGCCGACAAGAAGGACTTCAGGACCTTCTCCTACCCGATCACCACCTACGCGGCCGATGTCACCGCGCTCATGCAGCCCGCGATGGAGGACATCTACGGCAACGGCGCGCCGGTGAGCGGCCTCGACGAGACCAACGACCAGATCAACCTGATTCTCGACCAGTGA
- a CDS encoding carbohydrate ABC transporter permease — translation MAAVTTTSTPPASTPTPAPAVRPARRGFSFGRAAAWTAMGLIVLVTLLPFYWILRTALSTNAGLNADPANPLPVDLTGSGFERALGLQSAEEAIAQGGAGGGLDFWRYLLNSVIVSTLITGCQIFFSAMAAYAFARLRWRGRDQVFGLFLAGLMVPTLFTLLPNFVLIKQLHLVDSLLGIALPSLFMTPFAVFFLRQFFMNIPHEVEEAALLDGAGKVRIFFRVVLPMASTPILTLAVLTYITSWNDYFWPLMVSYSDGSRVLTVALAIFRAQTPATGVDWSGLMAATLIAALPMLVLFAASARRIVSSIGFTGIK, via the coding sequence ATGGCTGCCGTGACGACGACCTCGACACCACCGGCTTCGACACCGACCCCTGCTCCGGCTGTTCGGCCGGCGAGGCGCGGGTTCTCCTTCGGGCGGGCCGCCGCCTGGACCGCGATGGGCCTGATCGTGCTCGTCACCCTGCTGCCGTTCTACTGGATCCTGCGCACCGCGCTCTCCACCAACGCCGGGCTCAACGCGGACCCCGCCAACCCGCTGCCCGTCGATCTCACCGGCAGCGGCTTCGAGCGGGCGCTCGGTCTGCAGTCGGCCGAGGAGGCGATCGCGCAGGGCGGGGCGGGCGGCGGGCTCGACTTCTGGCGGTATCTGCTCAACTCGGTGATCGTGTCGACGCTGATCACCGGCTGCCAGATCTTCTTCTCCGCGATGGCCGCGTACGCCTTCGCGCGGCTGCGCTGGCGCGGGCGGGACCAGGTGTTCGGGCTGTTCCTGGCCGGGCTGATGGTGCCGACCCTCTTCACCCTGCTGCCGAACTTCGTGCTCATCAAGCAGCTCCACCTGGTGGACTCTCTGCTCGGCATCGCGCTGCCCAGCCTCTTCATGACACCGTTCGCGGTCTTCTTCCTGCGGCAGTTCTTCATGAACATCCCCCACGAGGTCGAGGAGGCGGCACTGCTGGACGGGGCCGGGAAGGTCAGGATCTTCTTCCGGGTGGTCCTGCCGATGGCGTCCACCCCGATCCTCACCCTGGCCGTGCTGACGTACATCACCTCCTGGAACGACTACTTCTGGCCGCTCATGGTCAGTTACAGCGACGGCTCCCGGGTACTGACGGTGGCGCTGGCGATCTTCCGGGCACAGACCCCGGCGACCGGCGTGGACTGGTCGGGGCTCATGGCGGCGACGCTGATCGCCGCGCTGCCGATGCTGGTGCTCTTCGCCGCGTCCGCCCGCCGCATCGTCAGCTCCATCGGCTTCACCGGGATCAAGTGA